The sequence below is a genomic window from Humulus lupulus chromosome 3, drHumLupu1.1, whole genome shotgun sequence.
TACTGATGTTTCTCCATAACTACTCTTATACACTCAGTTTCATGCTCTGTTGAGGGAGGGCGAAGTGTGGGGTATATATAGGTTGTCGGCTATTTTTTAGGACAACACTACAGCGAGTTCGAAGTTAGTAGAATTGGAGGCTAATTTTCCATCACAAGGGAGAGGATTGTTGAGTGATTTCCCTGAGGTTTTTACCGAGTCGAAACAGTAATTGATCAAGGAATTTTCTATAGCCGGGATCGAAACCAGTGAATGTGAGGCCTTACCGATACCCGTATTTTCAGAAAGATGTGATTGAGAAGCTTATCAAGGAGATGAGTGACATGGGGTTTATTCGACCTAGTACTAGCCCGTATTCTTCACCCGTGTTATTGGTCAAAAGAAAAAGATGGCTCGTGGCAGTTTTGCATTGATTATAGAGCAGTTAATGGGATTACGGTCAAGGACAGGTTCCCAATACCGACTATAGACGAGTTATTAGATGAGTTGGGGGCTGCTGAGATTTTTTCGAAGTTGGATCTTTGGGCTGACTACCATCAAATTAGAATGAATCGCAAGGATATCCACAAGACCGCCTTCCGCACTCACGAAGGACACTATGAGTTTGTTGTCATGCCTTTCGGCCTTACTAACGCTCCCTCGACGTTTCAGGCAGTGATGACTCAATTGTTTCGGCCTCACCTATGACATTTTGTCATTGTCTTCTTTGATGACATCCTCGTTTATAGTAACACGGTTCAAGATCATGTTCACCACCTCCGCTTAGTGCTGCAATTGCTCAAGGAGCATAGCTATTTCGTCAAGGGCAGTAAGTGCCATTTCTTCCAAACAACAATTGAATATCTTGGTCACTTTGTATCTTCATAGGGAGCTAGACCCGACCCTTCGAAAATTACAGCCATGGTCGAATGGCCAAGCCCGAAGACACTTAAACAACTCAGGGAGTTCCTCAGCCTCACAGGGTATTATCGAAGGTTTGTGGCGCAATACGCGGCCATTGCAACCCCCCTTTACGGAAATATTGAAGAAAGATAATTTTAAATGGACCTCCGAAGCTACCTTAGCTTTCGACAAGCTCAAGCAAAAAATGACTGAGACTCCAATTTTGCGGCTCCCTGATTTTTCCAAAGACTTTGTGATCGAGACAGATGCTTCAAATGTGGGAAATTGGAGGGGTGTTGATGCAAGAGGGACATCCTGTAGCTTTTTTCAGCAAGAAAGTTGGGTCTCGGTTTGCAGGAGCATCTACTTACAGTCATGAAATGAGTGCCATTGTGAAAGTTGTAACAAAGTGGAGGTAGTATTTGTTAGGCCACCATTTCACCATTCACATAGACCATAAAAGCCTTAGAGAGTTATTGACCCAAGCTATTCAGACCCTAGAACAGTAGCAATTTCTTTGTAAGTTACTGGGTTTTCAGTTTTCTATCGAATACATACAAGGCAGGCACAATGAACTCAGCGACTGATGCTCTGTCACGAATACATGAAGGGGTCTCACCTTCTATATATATGGCAGTTAGCTCAGGTtgttttgagttcttggagaCTTTGCGACAAGAAAGCATCACTTGCCCAGACCTTAGAAAGTTGCATAATAAATGGGAAAGTGGAGAATTAGATGCTGGAATTTATACAATACGTGAGGGCTTATTATACATCGGCACAAATATTTCATTAGTGAGCATTCTATTTTGAAGTCTCAACTCTTGTAGGAATTTCATGCTTCTCCAAGTGGGGGTCACGCTGGTGTCGAAAGAACTTATTTGAGATTGGGAGCTAATTTTTACTGGTTGGGAATGCATAAGGAGGTGCGCCAATTTGTTCGATCTTGCTTTGTATGTCAAACGGTGAAGTACTCGCCCACAACTCCCTATGGACTTCTTCAACCACTGGAGCTGCCTGAGCGTGTTTGGGAGGACTTGGCAATGGATTTTATCGTTGGGCTACCAAGTTCAAATGGGGTCACTAATATTTTGGTCGTCATCAATCGATTCACTGAATACTCTCACTTTGGAGCTCTCTCAAACCACTATTCAGCCACTAAAGTTGCTGAACTTTTCACGAGTATGGTGATTCATTTACATGGGCTGCCTCGTACGATTATTTCAGATCGGGATCCCATCTTTACGAGTGCTTTTTGGCAGAAATTATTTGAGTTGATGGGCACTAAACTCAAGATGGGTTCAGCATATCACCCACAAACGGATGGGCAAACGGAGGTTACGAATCGCTATTTGGAGCAATATCTTCGCGCTTTTATGCAGAAAATcccatgttggggttttatgccctaattaaaacccaaattctttgtaatctcatttattatcaataaaagaatagaaatcattttttgacttggtcaaccactttgctcacatgttttattttcatgattatttgtttaatataaacttctattaaatcccgagcatatagctaatcgtatttatagtgacgtaatcacagtggaatataaatatgattatatgttcaaaataagttagtcctaagattagttggtgcacatgatttacactgacttgccaatctacgatatgatatacttaAACAttatggtgttatgttctttccagaacattagcaaagtagataagatcggatgtatttgttacatcagacaggatcgatattgacagttgataagataagtaaacataccattattatctattctagtcatatcatatagttgactataggtcaattcaatctcaattctgagtggttagtattctaactgattgtattatttgagttctttgacttgtttgttaccaacttaccctacggactagcccatacttacatcttgggaactcggtagtataattgagtggaagtattaatcatagatatgaacatctatagcttctactGAAGAAGTGAAACAAATGTTTCCTTTTGGTTTGGTtcaaagtgttaaatgatagagatctcatttcagtaattaaattagtttactaaaatatcatttacaaggaactaagtgttttaatgataaaatacaatgaggggtaaaacgatattttagtcccatctcattgtagaccgtctatagaggattgagtgaaaattatggttataacaatggataattaatagcgtatctatattttttatagagcgttctatgaattcaagagtgcaattccgagtctatagtggagtcacatggaattaataagttagtaaatttatttgttagatttataataacttattggagcttgatttcataggcccatagtcccTATTGTatattggataaaatcatctagatagtctcaattaattgatttaattatcaattagaattatcaaagttgaccaggtcaattttggatagttttacatagttatgtaattttgagaagaaaagataaattaaagcagatttattaattaagataaattggtatctaaattaataaataagtttaaatcaatgttcaaattataaataattcatttgataaaggatttaaatgattatttaattaattaaatcaataaaaaataatacaagccttgttTTAAGTCCAATAAggttataatcaaatgggaaatttcacgggcctaaatgccatgataatttcgacctagggcttcaaattagctattattttattgattttttaattaaattaaatggtctaattaagtctataaaatgagcacttagagagaagtcaaaacacaagttcatAAGTTTGATAAGTTCACAAGTCACAAGtctgattttctgataggttttaaattctctctaaacacaagtcattttctaaacctctttgttattctcttcttctctctgtatctatctcatgtgttgagaattatccactctagtctaggtgattctaagaatactttggaagactgtgaagatactAGAAGATTGATTCAGTTTTTTGGTAATACTCTTCGATAGAAATGATATAAGggttagaaaaactgaaggaataacttattcattccgctgcgtatactgtaagtattcttatcattgtttctctttgaattcaattttagaaacatattctaggttatctcatattaatttatttaatattaggtctacatgaaaataaataaaggtcatgtataagttttccaacaTCCCAAGCAATGGAGCAGATTTTTATCTTGGGCGGAATATCATTATAACACCAGTTTTCACTCCTCAATCGGGATGACCCCTTTTCAGGCGATGTATGGTAGAACCCCACCAACAATTCCTTCCTATACACAAGGGGCGACGTCCATTCAAGCGGTTGAGGAAGACCTTCTTTCACGAGATGACATCCTACACCAGCTGAAAATCAATTTACAGCAAGCTCAGCATCGCATGAAGCAGCAAGTTGATAAGAAGAGGATAGATATTCATTTTAAGTTGGGTGATTTGGTGCTCGTCAAGTTGCAGCCGTATCGGCAAACCACAGTTGCTAATCAATTAAATTCGAAGCTATGCCGTAGGTACTTTAGCCCCTTTGAAGTGATCGGTAGAGCCGGCCCAGTAGCGTACACGCTCAAACTTCCACCCGGTAGTCGTATACACCACACATTCCATGTCTCCTTGCTCAAACCATACCATGGAGCAACACCCCTACAATATTCTCCTTTACAGAAGCTAAGCGTTGTGAATCGTCCATTTATGACACCCTTGGAGATTTTGGCTACACGCAttcaactaaaaaacaacaagcAGGTACAACAAATTCTTGTTCAGTGGACTTTGAGTTTATTGGAGGATGCCACTTGGGAAGATTTCTCCACATTCATCAAGCTGTATGATTTGGccaaccttgaggacaaggttgtTTTTGGGGAGGGAAGCAGTGTTACACCAGCCCAACTCAATAGCCCAATTCCTTTGGACCCTGATGTTATTGAGCACCAAGTGAGAGAGTGGGTAGAGGAATCAACCCAAGACTTGGTTACAACTCAACCCATGATGGAAAGTCAGCCCAAAGAGACTATCGACAGCCATGAAGAAGGGAAGAACGAAGGTGATACCAGCAACAGGAGAGTGCGCGTGAAACCGTTTTGGTTGAGGGATTTTGTGATGCTCTTGGAGCGTTGAGAAGAGAGAGGGATTTCGTAACAAATTCAGTTATTGCTTAAGGGATTGTAATAGGAGTATAAATAGTTTTCAGTAAACAATGAGAGGAATTAAGTTGTTGAATGTAATAGCATTATTGCTTGGGGAGATTTGCTCTGTCTCGAAAAGGGGTTTACCATCACACTATGATGTTGTTGCTAATTCGACAGCGTCTGGAGTGCTTCTCGTTGGCCTAATTTCTGGAGTTCCCTACATATTTGGTGTTTTGACTTGTGACCACATGGATCAGGCATTAAACAGAGCTGGTAGTAAGTTTGGAAACAAGGGCGCTGAGGCTGCTTTGACAGCTATTGAGATGGATTCATTGTTTGAGCACCATCTCTCCTAGTAGTCTTCCCAAATTATTGGAAATGACTTGTTTTCAAATGATTGTTgtgttgagtttttttttttagttttatttagtttCAAATAAGAGATGCAAAGACACTTCCAGTATAATAAAGTATGTGGAATAGGTTGCCAAATAGCAGTAAACCTTTTGTAATGCTTAGATTGGTTAGACTTTCGTTATAATCTATTTTGGTTGGGACATGAAAGTGCATACTTACTCTCATTTAACGCTAGATGGCCTAAAAGGCCATATATTTTCCAGGCAAAGCAAATAAACCAAAATGGCAAGTTTTGTAACCGTTGTAACGTGATTCATAGAAGATATGACATTCTTGTTCATGACTAACAAAATCTTAAATTTTGTTAATGGTTGAAAGTCAATTCATAGTGATAAGTGTTTGTTTTATATAGTTTAGttttatcttttttctttttttttttgtgggggcAGAAAAATCTTTTGTTCCTAATTCTCTATCTCCTCCTTATCCTACAAATTATTTTAAGacatatcatttatatatttaacatatatttaaattattttataggGCACTAACGTTAATTGAGACTCTAATTCTTTTTTCCCAAATATATTAACATTTTATCTCCAATTAATATTTCACCACTCAATTAATTTAACCATTCTCTCTCCAAGATGAATAATGTTAGAATTAGAATATCTCttaacattctctctctctccaatTAATATTTCACCACTCAATTAATTTCACCTCTTGGGCCCTTTGGAGGGTGAGAAATGATTGTGTGTGGAACGGAAAAGTTGCTAGGGTGGCAACTGTGACAAATTTGGCTAAAAACACACTATATCAATGGACTAAAGCTCAAGATAAATTTGAGGTGCCAACTGTAGCATTTTTGACTGAGGAAGATGGAGCTGCTATTTGGAGTAGGCCGGCTGCTGGTACTATCAAGATTAATGTTGATGCAGCGCTGTTTTCTGAATCATCATCATATAGTTTTGCTTGTGTGGCTAGGAATGATCAGGGTCATACCCTGGAAGCTATATCATATTGTCGGAACGGGGTGGTGTCTCCTGAATTAGTAGAAGCTATGGGGATGCGTGAGGCCTTAAGCTGGATCAAGAAGAAAGCTTGGGATAAGGTGACTATTGAGACTGATTGCCTCACGGTTGTTCAGGCCCTTCGTAGTTCAATTTCTATGGACTCTTATTTTGGGAGTCTAATTACTGAGTGTAAGGGTTTGTGTAATGATGTAAAGAATATAAAAATTTTATTTGTTAAGCGGTCTGCGAACAGTGTTGCTCATGTTCTTGCTAGAGCTTCCTGTCATGTTGCTGACTGTACTTTTAGGGGAGGTGATTTCCCTCTTGCTATTCTTGATGTTATTTTGAAGGACAGTTGCTAATAAAATTCCTTCTTTTTTCAAAAAACAATATTCCTCTTGGAGAGAGATAGTGGTTAAATTAATTGAGTGGTGAAATATTAATTGGATAGACAATGTTaatatatttagaaaaaaaatctgGTGTCTTAATTACTTGTTCCCTCCATGTCTCACTAATTATTTTAGGACATATCattcatttatttaatatatatttaaattaatttataaattttttttccaATTATATTAACACTATAAATAAATGAAGTATCTTCAAATAATTTATGAGACATAGAGATAGTGGGACATAGAGGGAATAAAAAATTGGGCACAACAGAATTTTTTTCCAAATACATGATGTGTGTTCAAATAATTAGTGGGGACAGAGGATAGGAAGTGGGACTGCAAATTTTTTTTCGGGTGGAGGGGGTCCATTAACGCagaaaaaaatatcttataaCATCAGTCTGACTATTTGCCACCCGTTTTGAAAGGCACAATCTTTTTCTGCACACCCCATAGAGAAATGGTCCTTTATTATTCTTCTCTCTTACCATTACCGTCGCTGATAACCTTCACTACCCGCGCACAACTCTCGTTGGACAAAGTCCCACGTGGGAAGGCCACACAGCCGGCTCATTCACGTGTCGACCCTAATGTCGAAGGTCGGAGCTCCGGCGAGTCTTTGGCTACGGTTTCTTCCTGCACCTGCGGAAGAAGGGTCTTCATCAAAGCAGCTGCCACATCTTTGCTTCCCATTTGTCCGGCCAAAGCTTCCGATTTCACAGTACGATCTTTCAATCAcaagttattttatttatttatctaagcTTAGCTCTGCTTTATACCGCCCCACCTCCACTGCTGTTTGAAGTTGGAGGTTCTAGTTTCTTCAGTATGGCATATTGCGTCAGTTCTGCATTTTTACATATGTAGGCCACGCTGAGGAAGATTCACCTGCCGAGGCCAGATTGGTATGAAGAATTCTATGCTTCAGTTCTTGATACGAGCATGAAATCTTATGAGGCTGAGGTTAGTTCCCAATTTGTTTGAATAGTGTAATGTTTGTTCGACTTTACACCTTCCTCTGTTTGGGATAAGAGTGATATTTTTCTAGGATTGATTGTTTCGGTTAATGGTATACATATTGGTAAGATTGCAGGATACAAGTCTGAGCTCTTTGCTAATTTGAGGGGAAAGGCTCGGAGAGTGTTAGAGATTGGCATTGGGACGGGTCCAAATCTTACGTACTATGCTGGAGATAATGGTGTCCAAGTTTTTGGCGTGGATCCAAACGGAAAGATGGAGAAATATGCCAAGGCTTCTGCAATTGCTGCTGGTTTGTCGGTTCAGAATTTTAAGTTTATACAAGCAGTATGTTCACTTTGGCATTTGGGCACTACATTTTGTGACGTTTGTTTGAGCATTTGTTAATCAACTTTGTTTTGGCACAACTATATATGAAACTGTTATCTTAGATATGTGACATGGTTGAGACATATAGTGCGGAATTGCTATTCATCAGTCAAAATGCTGCAGGTTGGGGAGGCTTTACCACTAGCAGATGCTTCTGTTGATGCCGTTGTTGGAACTCTTGTATTGTGCTCTGTTGAAGATGTTAACTTGACCTTGAAAGGTAATAAGCATGTAGCTTCAGAGTCTTCTTATTGTAATTACATGAGTTTTGAATTACCCAAGTGACACATTCACTTCTATTATTCTTTCTAGAGGTGAAGAGAGTTCTCAAACCAGGTGGACTTTATCTCTTCGTGGAGCACGTAGCTGCAAAAGGTAATAGACTGAACTTGTAAAGAACTCAGTTACCACATGAAATTTCTTTAGCTTTTACAATCAATTGGGTTTTTTCATTCTTCTGCAGAAGGAACCTCACTCAGATTTGTACAGAGCATTCTTAACCCTTTGCAACAGACTGTTGCTGACGGGTGTCACCTCACAAGGGAAACTGGAAAGCACATATCAGAAGCTGGATTTTCAAATCTGAAGCTCAGCCTCACTTTCTTATCTAATGCCTCTCTTATAAACCCTCACGTCTATGGAATAGCTTACAAATAATAGCAAAACAACCCTTATAACACGGATAAACTATTTTTAACTTTATTGGGGGGACATATTGGTCAGGTTGAAGGGTTAATCAATTATAAACCTATTATATGTAAGATATCAAAGTCCAACATTTATACAAGTGAATTTATATATTGACAAAAGGTACATTCTTTACTAGGTGGGATCTTTCGAACGAAATTGTGGGTGTTTTTAGATGTAACATAAAAGTATAACCAAATCAGTACTGTGGGAAACAAAAGTTAGTGGGGGAAAGTAATTGTATAGTAGTGATTTTTGTTGATTTTGTAAAGGCTAGTCTTGAAAAggtttttttccttttccttgtCCTTCAGCTTGAATCATGGAATATCTCCTCTGGACAGAATGAGATCAGAGAAGACAGCCCTGTGGGGGTGGTGGGGACGTCTTCTTCCGTGTGATGGAGATGAAACTCTGTTATATTCTTATTTGAATGACCCTTTTTGGCGAAAGGAACACTTAATATAGTTCTATACGGCATATAAACATTAACCCAGCAAGACTGGAAGAATATTTGTTATTATTTCAATACATTTTTTAgattcatatatttatttatgaagTTGGTGTGAACATTATTATTACTTGGCTTGTGAACCCTCACATGGGAATGCACTAGAAGACAATTTAGAGATACAAAAGATATTCTTCTATTATAATTATATCATTAAGATCCTTCTGTTACGTGTCGGCATAggagaagatttttttttttttttgagagaaTGAAAAGACCCTTTCATTTCAAATAggaataataatttattaatgaTCACTCAGTATGTTTGGTGGAGGAGAAATATGGAAGGATGGATTGATACAGAGGGAAAGGAGTGGAGGGAGAGAAGGTTTCCTATGTTTGGCTAGATGGAAAGGAGGAAAGGTAAGGAGTTGATGGATAGTTTTCCCTTTGCGCCATTAATGGACGGAAGAGGATTGAACAAAAAATATTTGTGGCAAATTTACTAGATTGCCCTCCGAAACAcacataatattttattaaattatcataattaattaatcaagtaTTGTTGACGCATTTTTTGTCCATctaattatgtagagcaattaaacaattaatctggaagaaaataaaagaaagagaTTCTTACTAAattcagcagttaaaatttgcCTACGTCTACAAGTCACTTTTATTAAAGTTTGTATTAAAGCTTCAAGAAAAATCAATTTTCACATAGCATTTCTCCGGATAAAATTGTGCGAGAGTACAAATGGCCAGATCCAGACTATTTATATATCTGGTTACAAGAATATCTTCCTGGTGACCACAGTTTTGGCCAACGgggagtagacgcaaaaacgacgaTAAATATAATAacattgaatagaaaataaacgacacaaacgattttatagtgattcagcctcaatttgttggtaatagcctaatccacttggagttgtgatatatgttgacctacactcaagatcagatgaacctgagccaactgagtttcctaAGTATAAGTCGTAAAAACAAAGTTTCTTTCtggagaatacaagctttctctctctaagttctCTCAAAAAATGACCCACGAATTACCCAAGTAAAAGTTCCTAGAAGTTCCAAagtcaaaagttcaaaagtcccccaAATGATGTCATGAGCTCTCtgtttataggctcatggattgtaCAAGAAAGGTCTCCCATTTCGACGGAGTCTTTGGTTGttttaaccaattttaattaataaagtaataaaaaaaattcaaaatacagCAATATAGCTACTACTTCGAaatatctgagagattctcgcggtAGTTACAGGTGATTCTGGTTAAAATTGTTACTGAGATTCCGTAGAAAAGTTACTGGGCAGTTAGCTCCTGAGATTCTGGTGTATCTAGTCGGGTACACTCCTTCCTGACATACCTGGTCGGCTATGTCACTTTCCTGACATATTTGTTCGACTATGTCACTCTCCTGGCATACCTGGTCGGCTATGTCTCCTTCTTGACGTGGTTGGTCGGGTATGTCTCCTTCTTGACGTAGCTGGTTGGCTACATCACTTCCCTCGGCTATGTCACTTCCTTGACATACATGATCGAGTATGTCACTTCCCTGACATACATGGTTGGGTATGTCTCTTTGCTTGTCATACCTGGTCAGGTATATTACTTCCTGACCATGTAAATTCATACTTGTTTTTGCCAGACCAGATCAAATCATCCTCGTGGTCAATGTTCTTCCCAACCAGTGATGTGACGACTTTGTAGGTCATTTTGTAACCTTTGCACTTCCCATGGCTGAcacatttattgaccattaatgcGTCACTTGATGCTATCACTCCTAATTttcacgtcatcgaactgaaattttggggaaaacatttgccccccaagtttattatatgatttactaatatgataaactttttctctagctggTAGTTACTCAGGTCGTCTAAAAGTGTATGTCTGGTCACTAACGTCCATAAAAATTGAATGACCGACCAGAGATTTAGTGAATATCCTAGCAGATGCCTCCACGTGGTGATTCACTATTAACCTCAGCACTTTTTGTGTCTCATTGTTGTATTCCTCAGGTTGGAAACATTGTTTCTTTTGATTGTTATTAAGTCAACTTGCTCATAAACTGCTAGGGTCTATTTTATGATGATCGGATTTGTTCAATACCAGTTGGGTCACATTTAGGCTGTTTGGAATCAGCTTTAGCTTCTTGGGTTTGTGCCATTGTCGTGTACCCGATCACATGGCACCCGTCCATGCAATTTTGTTGAACCCGATCGACTATGCTTGTAATATGTCGTGTGACACCAATTTTTTTTCCTTGTAAACTTCTCGAAATTGTTGAACCCGATCGGATGCAATCCATTCCACCTAGTGTCGTTTGAACCCGACCAAGTGCGACTTTATGTTGAACAAATTTTTTGTATCTCTTAGATACAAATTTTAGCTTATCTGATTAGATATTATTTGTAAGTGACctttgttatccctaaaaaatatgatgacgtggcgaatgagaaggtgacacgtgacatcacaaatcagggaaaaacgacaaagtattgagaaaagaccgacgggaaaaaagataggtccaggacctatagggaaatcgaccaagcctaaaacccctaggggtggttggcctgacccctaccccaggggtggtcggccccagtgtgCTCAAGAGCCCCTAGGAATGGTCggcatgatccttaccccagggGTGATCGGACCCAGTGTGTCCAAGAGCCCCTAGAAGTGGTCGACTTGatccctaccccaggggtggtcagccccagtatgcccaaggacccttaggggtggtcggcctgacatgctcaagaaccacttGGTGGTCAGCCCACcatattcttcatagggtggtcggcctaaacccccaagtacacttcactgagaaatactcgcactcgttcaaactgagatcaaacaggtccagcacccagaaagATCACAAGTCCAGCACCCAGAGGATTAACAGGTtcagcacccagagggtcatcaggcctagcacccaagctctgaagggtcatcgggcctagcacctaagtctcatagaccaatcaagaCTTAACGTTTTCTCGAGGGTCTCAATTgtgcattatcaaccacgatccagagaagataacaagaagacccacgatctcataatcatggggaggtggacatgtatctTTACTCACAatgatcatgtaccaaaccacgatctccagtacttttgatcatgtaacaacccctaggtactataaataaaggacccagggcttcataaggGGGATCGTTTTTTCTAGAATTTTTGAGATCtaaagaacatttggggagaaattatGGGCAAGTCAGAAACGAGGGAATGCTTTTGTTCCTCTGTTTAATTTTTGAGTGAGtcaatactaaaaactaagtggattaggttattactgttcatcagaacatggctgaaccactataaaatttctttgtgtttacttaagataatcgtactctgttgtttattctatttatttcgttcaaaaggtgtcgtatattgtacatacgaccgttggccaatttcataggtcaacattttggtgctttcattgagagtacgaaatcaagaaacacactttcatcaattttcgatgcctccaaaacccagtcaaaCAAAGAAGACGACTCCTAGGGATTCCaacactcaggatcccatcgatcccgttaacgaacctcaggtggaggttggagaccaacctgaTGCAAAAGATCCACAAGATACTAAccaagaggagatggcgcaatttctggcgaggtaggaggcctttgctgcagaaatttccctCTAGAGGTCGACTATGGAACgactgttaggagtatgtcctaaaagcatgtaaaag
It includes:
- the LOC133823021 gene encoding uncharacterized protein LOC133823021 translates to MVLYYSSLLPLPSLITFTTRAQLSLDKVPRGKATQPAHSRVDPNVEGRSSGESLATVSSCTCGRRVFIKAAATSLLPICPAKASDFTATLRKIHLPRPDWYEEFYASVLDTSMKSYEAEIAGYKSELFANLRGKARRVLEIGIGTGPNLTYYAGDNGVQVFGVDPNGKMEKYAKASAIAAGLSVQNFKFIQAVGEALPLADASVDAVVGTLVLCSVEDVNLTLKEVKRVLKPGGLYLFVEHVAAKEGTSLRFVQSILNPLQQTVADGCHLTRETGKHISEAGFSNLKLSLTFLSNASLINPHVYGIAYK